TTTCGCCCGCTCTGCAAAAGAGTATTTGCGCCAAACTAAAAAATCTTTGTGCGCAGATAAAATGGCCTGTTCAGTTTTTTCCCAAGAAAGATGTTCATGGGTTTTTAATACTTCGCCCGTGGCAGGATTTACTGTGGTAAAGGAGCTCATCGTCACCTCCTTCACCCAGTCAAACACAGAATATTTTTAAAGAGAACTAAAGACTTGGTAAAACGAAACAGTGGTGCCCATAAGAAAAACCCCGGTCATGGAGCCCCATGCAAGAACTTTATAGAACTTGCCAAGCTGCATAGCGCCTCGAGCATAAGGTCGCTCCGTGGCAAAGAGTGGAATGGGTGTCACCACAGTTTTGATGAACTGACGGCAGCACAGACAAAACAACAAGATTGAGATAACACTAAGAATTGAATTTTCCATACTCAACTCTTCGGCCAACTGACGTCTCAACTTGAGATAGTCAAAGGTCCAGTAAAATGAACAGGGAAACTAAGCTGGATCAGAGGAGGATTTATCCTCTGGTTTGCTTTCTGGATGTTTTTTGATGATATCAATTTCTGCAGTGATCTTAAACTTATGGGTCTCTGCAAACTTTGAAAACTCTTTCACAAAATCAATTTTATCGATGATGCCAACAATCTCTTTACCCACACGCTGAGTGATTTCATCTTTGGATTTATTAGCACTTTGAATCAGTAAATTATAAGCCTCTTTAGGAAGCTTGAGTTCAGAAAGATAAGCGCGCAGACTTTCCTCGGTCATGAATGCCGCACTGACGCCCGCGGTGAATACCTTTTTCACCGTATCGCCTAAAAGACCCTTGATATCACCAGGGTCTTTCCCATCCTCTTTCTTTGAACCAGAATCAGACGCCATAAACCTGCTTCACTCTTTTGTGGTAGGCACTCATCATATTGGGAAGATTCACACTCACCAAAGCATTTGCGATGGGACCGGGAACAAACATACTGAAGGTAGCTTCAACAGAATAAGTCGCACGTGTTTTGCCAGCCTCTGGTTCAAGCTTCCAAGAGCCGATGGAGGTCTTAAACATGTCCCCAGAGGCAAACTCCCAAGTGATTCCTGACGACGGAGTCTCTGTCATCCACAAACTGTATTTGAACGACTTAATGACAGCCACACTGTATTCAACAAGTTTACGATGACCTTCGGTTTTTAAAACTTTGCATTGCTTAACTTCAGAAAGAAATTCTGGATACTTTTCGTAATCCGCAATGATTTTATAGAATTGTTCAGGGGTGCAATTGAATACTTCGGTGGTAGATGCTTTTGCCATAGTGACTCAAGTTTGACCATTTGCTTGTTATGAGTCAACGAACAGCTAGACCTTACAATAATTATGTTTCAAACGCCACGTGTGGAAAAACAGCCCCTTTTGC
The nucleotide sequence above comes from Bdellovibrio svalbardensis. Encoded proteins:
- a CDS encoding type II toxin-antitoxin system RatA family toxin, which encodes MAKASTTEVFNCTPEQFYKIIADYEKYPEFLSEVKQCKVLKTEGHRKLVEYSVAVIKSFKYSLWMTETPSSGITWEFASGDMFKTSIGSWKLEPEAGKTRATYSVEATFSMFVPGPIANALVSVNLPNMMSAYHKRVKQVYGV